The DNA segment GATACACAACAGCATGCCCACCGTGAGGGATCTGGTTTCATATTGTGTGGAAAACCTTCCCATAGACTGGTGCGGCAGCTATGGGTGAGATGATTAAGTGCTAAAGTTGCATTTTCTCCTCCGAGCAGGCAGCCCTGAGGCCAGAGAGGCTGCATGATTGCCTCTGTGTGCTACATTACATTGACATGATGGAGAATTCTCTCCTGGGGCCTGAAATAATGTAAAAGGAAagtgggagagaggggaaaaaagcccATGCCAGCCTTTTCTACTGGGACCTCTGAATTCTCTGCGTGCAATCGGATTTGCTGATAGATCTCACCGCACCGCTGCCTCAATATTGATGACAGGCAAAGCATTTGCACACGGGTGCATGGCGGCACTCACCAGGGGAGTCCTCTAATCCGATTCTGCTATTAGAGCTCCAGACCTCCCTGCTGGGTGTCTTGAGCCTCCCGGCCACTCTGGCTGACcgtgacacagagagagctcAGCCATGCTGTGGACGCACAGGTCTGTGAAGAAGACCACGGGAGGACAAtttagaaggagaaaaaaaaagaggctagTCAAATTGGACAAAATGTGCGGAGtgcatttttttctcccctcccttAACTAATTAGCGGGAGGctaaaaaaagccaaattttaTAAAACCAAATCCATCAGCCGGACAAGTGGAACAAATGAGTCGACCTCACAGTGGGAGGCAGCACAGCcttatttgtttgcttttacaACTTGAAGGGCAGACGATGCACGGTcacccagcagcagctttaCTGAAACTGTCCCCAAAGTTACAGCCAATGTGAACCTCGGCCTCCTGCTAGTCATTGTGGTTTTTTGGCAGACAGATCAAAACACATGAGCTTTGATCCAGTGATATCAACACTGTTACATTTTCAACACAGTTTCAACATGAGAGGACATTTCCTTTTGGGGCTCATCTCTGCTAAACCAAAAGTTTGCCTTCCATCTGAAAACTATGAAAGCATGAATGGTTATTATCACCACACGACAGGACCACCCACAGATTGGATAATACTCATGCAGCTTCCAGCAAACTGATACTTGTACAGTCTTATCTTTCCTCAAATGAATTCAGTCTTGAGGAATTCTTGGCAGTGTCAAGGTTGGCTTATTAaattgtaaatataaatgtttatctCATACCTTTCAACCCCTTTACTGAAATAAAGCTTGCTGTGAGCTAAACAATATGTAGCCAAACTATTTAAAAAGGAATAATTCAATATTTTCCACAGAAAACCTCTGTCTTTAATAGGAAGCTGCTTTCTACAGTAAGCTTTGCCTACAGACTGAAAAAAACGACAAACAGTCCTAGcctgggtaaaaaaaacaaaaaaacatcaccaacTCTATGGCTCACTGACGTGTATTTATGAACATCATATGTTCACTCGCTTTCTAGCCAAGAGCTAGATGAATAACGTTAAATGATACCACTCATGTCTGCACAGTAAATATGTAGGTGGAGGCAGCTGTTTAGCTTAGCAACACATTGACTGGAAACAGTTGGACAGTTAGCCTGAGGTTTGTCCAAAGGAAATCGTGAAAAATCCACTCACTAGCACCTCTTAAGATCactaacaaatattttatattttgtttgctttgaaaactgaagtgtaaaacAGCTTTTACTGTGTTATTGAGGATTATACATGGGACTTTGGATAGTTCCTGATTATGGTCAAAGGATAGTCAGGACTTTTCCCATGTAAAATGGTGAATTGAAAAGATATAACATATTAATCAGTGAGTTTTAGAATTGATGGTTGGCAGAGACAAGCTAGCTGTtttccctgtttccagtcttagtgctaagctaagctaacaaacttaaaaaaaaataaaaaataaaaaaataaaaaaacctatTTCAGTCCACTTCCTGATGGATTGACAATAAAAGACcctcaacaaaacaagaaaaaaaattctaaatCTGGAGTTGTGCAGCTAACAGTTAAACAACAGCCATTAGTAAACAACTTtgtcagcagtttgtgttgCTAGCGTGGGATTGTGTGGAAATTAAGGTGCTTTTGGGGAGACTCAGACCATCTGCTCATCAGCTCCTCAGGTGGGGTTagtgagaaagaaagtaagagGAAAAAGAACGAGAAAAGGGACTTTTTAAACATGGAGAAGGGCCTTCACGTCTGCATTTACAGCAGCTACCCATAGTGCTCCTATTTTTCTCCTCCTGGGTGGTGGGGTAGGGGAGCCCATGGCTCTTCACAACATCTGCAGGCATTCTTCCACAGGCCCCCGGAAGCATATAATAACCCATTACCTccatctctgacaaaaacacacatttaaactacaATTACACCCCCTGCCTCCTATTCTTCATGCATCCCATCTcgtcttctcttcctctcctgttctGCAATTCAATCCCACCTTCTCAAGAGACTACAAGAAACAGACTGACAACTAAGAAAGAAAACCATTTCCTTGTGTACATATagaacatgaagacacacaaacacaggaacacaaagACTCATAAATACAATTATTTGTTTAGATAAATCAAAAGATTTACTTCTATTAAAACTTAATAATAACACATATACTTGGACTAAAAACCATTTTTTCTGGATCTGAGCAGCAAAAGATGATCACACACATTCCTATTCTCTAGAGACACTGCTTCTAATTTGCAGCCATCCCTGAGGTTTTTCCGGTTGAACCAGTATCATATTGTGAATGCACACTATAATGATAATACATTTCTCTTTCACAGTGCTGTGACAATTCTGTGCGAGATGTGGATAAAAGAGAAAGTGCAGATATCAGGTGATCAGTTTCAATGTATCAAAAAGGTGGATGGGTAAACAGAAACCAGAGCTATCATCAAATAACAGCAACCACAGGAAGccctttttttctcattcaacAGTAGCTAGGCCCAATTTCACAGGCCACACTGTGGCTGAATGGGaagaaattggaaaaaaaaaagaagaaatcgaTTGCTTAGATTGCAGTTGTACTTTTATTTGTCTCTCCTTCTGTCATTTTACAGTGTTATGCAGTGTTAGAGTGCATTTCCAGCCTGCACAGCACTGGTAATGGCACTGGCAGTAAAGGTACTACCTTTAGATAAAAAACACTCTGCATTCGGCAAACACTGCTAAAAATAATCCAGATGAGAATATGGGCCTAATATCAAATGCTAGTGTCGGGTCTGACTACATCCTTAAACACCTTGTGTCTGATTAATCATGCTTGAGTCAAAGTTAATCCTGATGTACAGTGCTTATGATAATAGTTACTTTGGTGCTGGTAGTTTTCTGTTGTACCACAGCTACAACTACTTGTAAGACCTCCGGTGCTGTCTATATAATAAATAGTTGCACAGTGATACATTTTCAAGTTCTGGCTGTGTACTCTGGCAGAtgactttgaaaagaaaaactgaagtgctgactgtctgtctttggTAATCGTGTACATTATGACACATAGCCAGGGGTTAAAGTGGGATTTGGCAAGTGGGAGAACACTAAAATCTGGTGTAACACTTTGGCTGGGGAATGTAaaaatttgctgcttttatctattaaatatattcttatattcaatgttttaggggttttagactgttggttaGACAAAACAAGTCATTAGAAGATGTTTCTGGAACACAGAAACTGACATATACTGCCAATACtgttagttaaatatttaaaattaaaatgttaaaataaacttGCTGCTGAGAATCTATAATTTCAGTCTAGAAGGAGAGTGAAGTGTCAGTTTATGTGTAAAAACTTAAGCATCAGGATGAGAGCAGTTGGAGTAAATTGTATATGAACAAGTGGGAGTTGTGGGAGAGTTGCAGAAGTGTTGAGGTATCAGTGTAATTAGTGAAAGCAGGTAAACTAAGCTAAATAATAAGAGTTGAAAACATTGGAACTCTGGGttaacaaacaggaaaataaaataaaaaataaatcagtcatattttttaagCTTTACAGCTGATGTTTCCCAACTGGTACCAAACAGTACACAATTAATTAAGAGACAACTGCTTAAACTGAATTGGAAATTAGCAACACAAATATTACATTATcaagaaaaacatgtaaaaacatcagcagcaaGCAGGCTAATGTTTTTGATATTCAAAAGACATGCTAAACTTTAACATCATCAGACAGGCTGCTATAGTTATTTTTTACAAAtccattaataaattaattctaaatgaaaagcagcagacaTTAAATGATGGCACGTTAATACATGGGAATTACATGGCAATCGTAGTGTTCAATAAACAGCAATTAGTCTGTTTCTCTTGATAGCACAAGGTTGCAGGTGCTGCCACATGTTGTGAACATCAAAAGACCCACCGCAGAGAAAACTCCTAACTGGCCTCTGATAGAGAGGTCAAATTACAATGAATTATCAACTGCCATGGTTACAAAGGGCACTGCTTCATTACTGGTGACAGTTTGTGTGAAGACCCTGAAGTATGCAATCAACATAATAACAGAGAATTCAAACTAAACATTCAAGTTTGACTTAATTGgtagattaaaaatgaatgtttccTGTAGCAATTATTAATATTCAATCTTACTATTTTCCCTTTGGACGGAGAGATTTAATAATGTTGcttatttgtttctgttaacACATACGTATTTCTATATGTCTACTTAAGTGAGTAATGTTATGGTGTACTGTTGACCTGTTGACATTATGATTAAAATGTTGGCCTAAAATGTACTTGTGACgtactgctgccaactgtaacTAACAAAGCTGTGGCctgaaactaaatattatttGTCAGTACTCTTCCATTTTATGCCATTGTCAAGCCTCATTCATTATCTGTATGTAACCTGTGACACCTGCGTGACTGTCAGCTCTGACAAGGTCACAACAGACTGGatatgaaatgaataattaagGAAAATTCCACAGTCCATATCCACTGACTTGATATGACCAGAGGGCATTTTCTGTCCACTGTCACAGCTACTCAaaatttctctttcttctccaaGGTAAGGATACGAGGCTGAATGAACCTACCTAAACACTATTCAACtttggaaatataaaatacagttaCGTTTACTGATACTTTAAGGCCAACAATAATATGAAAACATGTGATCTAACAAAAgaatgtgaatatgaatataGATGTCAGCGTGCATGGCAACGTTCATAACAAATTCTGTGGGTTTTCCACCATTCAGTATGAATTTTCTGCTATTGGATGAGAAACTCTCACTTTTCTTTAATCATTGAAATACACTAACTGGATTGATTTTAATATCACTGACTGTTTCATCAATTAAATATGTGCAGTTATCCAAACAGTTCCCTACCGAAAGTAAGAGAAAGATTTATAGTATAATGTTGTTGAATGTGCAGTGAAAGTTAAGACTGTAATTTTGCCTCACACTGGAATCACAATTAAAAGTCATGCCTGTCATGGTTTTGTTGGAccagaagacttttttttttcatgtggttttaaaaatcaaatcaacccACCCCAACAACTGCCTGGCACTGAGGAGaacatgtgacatgtgtgtGATATGCATACAGAGCCTGTACTTTCCCATTTGAGGTTTGTGTTGACCTTTAAAGCAAGATCATGTGCATTCATAACCCATACAAATTGTGTtgaatgtgttatttatttgcaATGTGTCTTTTATCTCCAATGGCAAATGCCTTTCAAAGGAAATGTAGGCCTATTGCTGCCATGATTAAAGTGCATGGCATATTTATGGTGCCACTATTCACTTCTTGATTATGgtctttatgtttatttcagacttgttcagggtgtaccctgcctctcgcccaaagtcagctgggatacgCTCCaggataaggataagcagttacagataatggatggttTTCTTTTACTGCATCATGAGAAAAGTATCCTttaactttgtattttatttagaatACTGAGCCCTCTTTGTTACATGCACAAAGTTATTGTTTATAGAATGTAAAGACAAAGTCTTTTTAATACACTGTCACAAGTGTTTTATtcttgattttatatttttttatatgtgaaAATGGACATTTCAGTCCTAAAAACTTACTTGCAAgattgattttaatttaataaaacattataataaaatgattgGAAAGAcaatgtttaacttttttttttgttttgacccATACTTTAGTATGTTTATCTCCAGTACCACCTCCCCTAAATCACAGTATAGGGACGAATGCAAAGAAAATGGACTCCTCCCGGAGAGTAATGTCTGCCTACAATGCCCAAAGGTGCTCGGGTCTCTGCTTCGTGCGTCCTCTTTGCTTAGTATAACTCCGTATCCACCTGTTTCAATGGACTGCTTTGATTTATTTCGCTGATTATGTTGAATGTAATTCCGTCAGTGTGTGTAATTTGCCCATGCAAGcgatcaactttttttttttttttactatttcagattgaaatgaatgtgattggctgtgagATCCGGGCGCCtcctgtgattggctggctCCTTGTTTCCGGGGCTCCGTTGCGCACTCGCTGACGTTTCTCGGTCCCGAGATAGAGACCGGAGAGAATGGCTGCCAGTGGAggttagcaaaaaaaaatcttcattgTTTCGCGTAGTAATCAGACTCAAATGAGGCCGTTTAAAgttataatatgtgtgtgtacgcgtgtgCGGGGTGTAGTCTTACAGACTGACGGACAGAGTCATGACATGTTGCGTTCAGGTCCGCCTCTGAGCGACTCCTCAAAGTGTTGCTTATCGTTAGCCTCGCTGtgcggctaacgttagctgccCGGCTAACTTTCGGCCGGTTAGCTCGCTGCCCACAGCTGATTGTGTAAACACTTGTTATGACAAGAGACAAAAGGTTTGACAAAGTGCTAATTACGCGTAACGTTACCAACAGTAAGACGTCAGACGTCGCTTGATATTGTTATGTTCCTCTTGAGTCGGGGACGTTAGCGCCGGTAGCATTTGAGTTTTATCGCCTTTTATATCTGAAATGTTGTGTCAGGGAAAgcttgctaacattagctccgTGCTAAAAGTTAAGCCTGCATGTCAACAAGCTAACGTTTACGCGAGCAgtgctgttttgtgttatttcaaCACTCCGACGAAACTATCACACAGAAATAGTTTGAAATGGTCTGCGTTGATCAGGTTGGCTTTCCGTCTTATTGCTGCAGTCATGATGAGAGGTGTTAGCAAGCTAGCTACCACCTGGCGAGACAGTAGTTTGCCATTCACTCATCGCGAGCCTTTGTCCTGTCAACGAGTCAGCGTCGCTCACCTTGTGTTTtggctggggaaaaaaaagtttgagctCTTGGGCGGCTGAGAATATATAAGACCGTGGTGAAACATTTCAGAAGGCATCAAGTTAGAGTGACACCTGGATAACTTGTGATGATAAGCCTGTTTACTTTGCAGACACAACACTCAGTCCACGAGTTCACAGGCCCATGTGTATAATCCGTGTTGAGTCGGTCTGTGAACAACTTTGACCCAAAGTTAGAATAAAGCACttgtagaaagaaaaacaaaaaacgaggAAAGTCGATGAGAAGGTTTTGTAGTTGCCACAGTCATAATTAGAAGTGGTAGTAGAAACTCCTTTTCCTGATATGAGCATTGATTTTtgagatatatattttaaaactagACTATAAACCTATcccatttaaatatatactgtctcaaataaataaatatatacatacagtctGCAAGCATTCACttactgtaaacatttttttggttttattttggtattgtgtgtatacagtgtgtgtatatatattatatatgtgtgatCACTATTGTCAGCATTTTAAATAGTCACCTTCATGTCAACTCAAACTGTTTCATCTGCTGCTCATCTTGTgctctgttaaaatgtcagtctatgttgatttttctttttttttcattcgaCTGCAGAATGAAATAAAGGtgaattaaaactgaattaaaaatgactcgatattaaatctttttttcttttttaggagtatgattcagtgttttgtgttaaGTCCACCCTGTTTCTAAACTTTCTTATGGTGATCTAatcccttttctccctctccttgtgctgtgttgttcagaggtaggGAAGCTGTTACAAGTACAAAATGGGACACCTCCGAGCACCAACTACAACGGGGTAGATGCTGTTCATGCCTGTAACATCCTTCAGCAGCTCAAAGCCTTGTATGATGAAGCACAGCTCACAGACATCGTTGTAGAAGTGGACCATGGCAAGACATTCTCATGTCATCGAAATGTCCTTGCAGCAATCAGCCCGTATTTTAGGTAGGATATGTTTGAAGTCAAAGATTGTGGCTAAATGTTAGAATATGCTGCTCAGTCCTCCTTGTTATGTTTGAGCATGATTGAATCATGTTGCATCTGTTGCATGAGCTGAACTAATTAATATagcatttgtgttttctccaccatcaccaccagGTCCATGTTCACCAGTGGCCTTACAGAGAGCAGCCAGCGTGAGGTCAGAATTGTTGGGGTGGAATCTGAATCCATGCACCTCGTCTTAGACTATGCCTACACATCCAGGGTCACGCTCTCTGAGTCCAATGTCCAGGCCCTGTTCACTGCAGCCAGCATTTTCCAGATTCCTGCCTTGCAGGACCAGTGTGCCCAGTTCATGATCAGCAGACTTGACCCCCAGAACTGTATTGGGGTCTACATGTTTGCTGATGCCTATGGACACCAGGAACTGAGGGAGCGCTCTCAGGACTATATCCGCAAGAAGGTCAGTAACACGAGCACAGGTTAGATTTTTTAACAGTTAATTGCACTGAGATTTAATAATTGTGCCTGCTGCTACTTCATTCCACTTTTTCAAAAACCTTCATCCAGAGACATTGTTTTGTTCCGGTCTAgtaacagtgattttttttttttttttttttgctgtttttgtggtAGTTCTTGTGTGTGTCATGGGAGCAAGAGTTCCTCCAGATGACCAAGGAGCAGCTTGTCAGCATTTTGAACAATGATGACCTCAACGTGGAGAAAGAAGAGCATGTCTATGAAAGCATTGTCCGCTGGCTGGAGCATGATCTGGCCGGTCGTGAGGCCCACCTAGCTGAGGTTTTTTCTCAATGCATCCGTCTGCCCTTGCTGGATGAGGCATTCCTCAGTCGGATACCTGCCCCCTTCGCTTGTGCCCTTTCCCTGTCTAAGGACCCTGTTGAGGCCAAAGCCCGCCTCACTGGCACCAATGGTTGCCCGCAACGCCTGGGTATGACTGCTTCTGAGATGGTCATCTGCTTTGACGCCGCTCACAAACACTCAGGGAAGAAGCAGACGGTGCCTTGCCTGGACACAGCGACAGGAAGGGTGTTCAAGCTCTGCAAACCACCCAATGATCTCCGAGAGGTCGGCATCTTGGTTTCCTCGGAGAATGACATCTACATTGCCGGTGGTTACAGACCGAGCAACAGTGAGGTGTCCATAGACCATCGGGCAGAGAGCGACTTCTGGCAGTACGAACACGCAGGCAATCGATGGCTTCCACGTGCACCTCTGCTGAGAGCGAGGATAGGCTGCAGGCTTGTGCACTGCTGTGGGAAGCTTTATGCACTAGGGGGCAGAGTATATGAAGGCGATGGGAGGAATGCATTAAAGTCAGTAGAGTGCTATGATGCCAGGGACAACTGTTGGACAGCAGTCAGTCCTATGCCAGTGGCCATGGAGTTTCACAGTGCTGTGGAGTACAGGGATCGCATCTATGTCCTCCAAGGTGAGTTCATGTAGCTTAAGTGTAACCATACAAACTATCAGAAAACATGTAGATATTTAGACAAATAAATTGTATATAAACAAGTATGTTAA comes from the Larimichthys crocea isolate SSNF chromosome VI, L_crocea_2.0, whole genome shotgun sequence genome and includes:
- the kbtbd8 gene encoding kelch repeat and BTB domain-containing protein 8, which gives rise to MAASGEVGKLLQVQNGTPPSTNYNGVDAVHACNILQQLKALYDEAQLTDIVVEVDHGKTFSCHRNVLAAISPYFRSMFTSGLTESSQREVRIVGVESESMHLVLDYAYTSRVTLSESNVQALFTAASIFQIPALQDQCAQFMISRLDPQNCIGVYMFADAYGHQELRERSQDYIRKKFLCVSWEQEFLQMTKEQLVSILNNDDLNVEKEEHVYESIVRWLEHDLAGREAHLAEVFSQCIRLPLLDEAFLSRIPAPFACALSLSKDPVEAKARLTGTNGCPQRLGMTASEMVICFDAAHKHSGKKQTVPCLDTATGRVFKLCKPPNDLREVGILVSSENDIYIAGGYRPSNSEVSIDHRAESDFWQYEHAGNRWLPRAPLLRARIGCRLVHCCGKLYALGGRVYEGDGRNALKSVECYDARDNCWTAVSPMPVAMEFHSAVEYRDRIYVLQGEYFFCFDPRKDYWSHLAPMSVPRSQGLAALYKNCIYYIAGICRNHQRTFTVEVYDIEKNTWSRKRDLPFDQATSPYIKAMLLQGKLHLFVRATQVMVEEHVFRTSRKNSLYQYDDDADIWTKVYETPDRLWDLGRHFECVVAKLYPQCLQKVL